DNA from Prosthecobacter debontii:
AGGGGCTCAGAGGCACATGTTTGAACAGCCGCCCCAGACCAAGGCTGAGCGCACCTGCGAGAATGTCTTCCTCCCCGGTTTGGCCGGTCTGTAAAATCAATTCATGGTTATAGCGCCAACGTTCCGTCTGACCAAACCAGCGGGTGCCAAAGGTGTGGCGGATTTCATTCTGGCTTGGCCTCAGCGGAGACTCATCCACATGAAGGCCTAGATAATACAGATCCACACCGTGCCCGGCCCCGAACCAGGACGGCCCCGTGGCATAAAGCCCCCAAAGCTGAGTCTGGTAGAAACGGGATTCATTGTCAAAAGCACCTGATTGAACACGAACGGGCGATGCGCCAAGAACGTCAACCTGCCAACCTGCGTGACGCCAAGAAAGGCGCAAAGCATCGTGACTCAATCGCTGGTTAGCCCCTTCCCGGTGCGCAAGTAAACGGCCCGAGCCGTAATAAAGCATCTGTCGCCCCACCCTCAACACCAACTCTCCGACTGGCAGTTCCCACCGCGTTTGAATATAACCTTGGAGCAAATCCGGCTCGTCTTCATCCACGGGCGACAACTCGCCCCGTTTCCCTTGTATCTCCCCCCAGGTCAGCTCGGCTGCGAGCGTGAAATCTTGCTCATGATCCACGGCCAGAAAGGCCTGCACACGATGATGCACCCAGGCATCTTCACTCAGGCCCGTAAGGCCAAAATCGGGGTTCCGATACGCTTCAGCCATCGTGCGAGCATGCCCAGCCAACCGTGTCTGCCATCCTTGATCATTCGATAGCCTCCATGTGCTCACCATGAGAGAATCCGCCGGTGGAGGCACACGGTCCCAGGGCTCGAGGTGAGCGTCTGCAGCCAAAGCTACCGTCACAAGTCCCAACGAACACCCCAAAGGCCAGCCGATATTTCTCGGTAAGGGGCGTTTCATGGCTTTATTTTTGAGGGTGTAGCCAAGCGTGCAGCATTTTTGTCACGAAAGGCATGACCAGCCAAGTCAAGCAGATGACCATGCAGCCAG
Protein-coding regions in this window:
- a CDS encoding alginate export family protein, producing MKRPLPRNIGWPLGCSLGLVTVALAADAHLEPWDRVPPPADSLMVSTWRLSNDQGWQTRLAGHARTMAEAYRNPDFGLTGLSEDAWVHHRVQAFLAVDHEQDFTLAAELTWGEIQGKRGELSPVDEDEPDLLQGYIQTRWELPVGELVLRVGRQMLYYGSGRLLAHREGANQRLSHDALRLSWRHAGWQVDVLGASPVRVQSGAFDNESRFYQTQLWGLYATGPSWFGAGHGVDLYYLGLHVDESPLRPSQNEIRHTFGTRWFGQTERWRYNHELILQTGQTGEEDILAGALSLGLGRLFKHVPLSPLLGFKGDLISGGQSGGESHTFHPLFQANNYFNEGGFISPSNLWNVNPYLVLQLHRSVSLTLGVNFLWRYAADDAVYGPPFNELGGPAPNGEKYLGTAYNLALSWDPHPAFNIAFGFTHHEAGPSLTAVGGQSVDYLQVAARLEF